From a region of the Archocentrus centrarchus isolate MPI-CPG fArcCen1 chromosome 18, fArcCen1, whole genome shotgun sequence genome:
- the agfg2 gene encoding arf-GAP domain and FG repeat-containing protein 2 isoform X2: MSNRKHRDNQEICARKVRELAQSGVNKHCFECNQPGVTYTDITVGSFVCTSCSGMLRGLNPPHRVKSISMTTFSQQEVEFLQNHGNEVGRRTWLCVFDPKTDGCSDMKDSQKFKEFLQDKYEKKKWHFSKSKNRRDVEGPWSPGVQAMPPSHGPLASQGPAHNMPLNARATRPLSQSQLPSWDRAPAVSPADMRTDVFTARPSRSQSFRDPPLKDPTLCGIERQRPGSLSSALGGQGHGPSFPALPRPSGRTVSASGATGPFRAFPKSLSVDFGGLNHPQSQPLPQSLSQPQQQQPAGVGQTTPPVSSSSAQDKYAAVSQLDSVFSDTSSATAPPSGPPQYSAIFGSRLSSSSTPASSPGVDTASSSQNFANFPNPFSSSSSSSSASQQPVALSPSNPFSNASGGDSGAFVTSPTSVFPPSTTFPAAATQNAFPHESATNQEANGFASFPTPDAYSKVPRPMSVNPFTGNVYPSRGTSKNPFI; the protein is encoded by the exons ATGTCGAACCGAAAGCACCGGGACAACCAAGAGATCTGCGCCCGCAAGGTCCGGGAGCTGGCCCAGTCCGGAGTAAACAAACATTGCTTCGAGTGCAACCAGCCCGGGGTGACTTACACCGACATCACGGTGGGCAGCTTCGTCTGCACGTCGTGCTCCGGAATGCT GAGAGGCCTCAACCCTCCCCACAGAGTCAAGTCTATCTCCATGACAACTTTCTCTCAACAGGAAGTAGAATTCCTCCAAAACCATGGCAATGAG GTGGGGAGAAGGAcgtggctgtgtgtgtttgacccAAAGACTGACGGCTGCTCCGACATGAAGGACTCTCAGAAGTTCAAAGAGTTCCTTCAGGATAAATACGAGAAGAAAAAATG GCATTTTTCCAAAAGTAAGAACCGGAGAGACGTGGAGGGTCCCTGGAGTCCAGGGGTCCAGGCGATGCCCCCTTCTCACGGTCCCTTAGCGAGCCAGGGCCCAGCCCATAACATGCCCCTGAATGCCAGAGCCACGAGACCACTG TCTCAGTCCCAGCTGCCGTCTTGGGACCGAGCCCCCGCCGTCTCTCCCGCCGACATGCGGACGGACGTGTTCACGGCTCGGCCGTCGCGCTCCCAAAGCTTTAGAGACCCCCCTCTGAAAG ACCCCACCCTGTGTGGGATAGAAAGACAGCGACCGGGCTCTCTGTCGTCAGCACTGGGAGGTCAGGGTCACGGCCCCTCGTTCCCCGCCCTTCCACGGCCCTCAG GTCGTACGGTGTCGGCCTCGGGGGCTACGGGCCCCTTCAGGGCCTTCCCGAAGTCTCTGAGCGTGGACTTCGGAGGTCTGAACCACCCCCAATCACAGCCTCTGCCCCAGTCTCTGTCtcagcctcagcagcagcagcctgccgGTGTAGGTCAGACGACTCCACCGGTCAGCAGCTCCAGCGCCCAGGACAAGTACGCTGCTGTGTCACAGCTGGACAGCGTCTTCTCTGATACATCATCGGCCACCG CTCCACCCAGTGGCCCTCCGCAGTACAGCGCCATCTTCGGCAGCAGGCTCTCATCCAGCTCCACTCCTGCCAG ctccCCCGGTGTCGATACCGCTTCCAGCTCCCAAAATTTTGCAA ATTTCCCCAACCCattcagctccagctccagctccagctccgcTTCCCAGCAGCCCGTCGCCCTCTCCCCCAGTAACCCCTTCAGTAATGCCTCAGGAG GTGACTCCGGTGCGTTCGTCACCTCGCCCACCTCCGTTTTTCCTCCGTCTACCACTTTCCCAGCGGCTGCTACCCAGAATGCATTTCCTCATGAGTCAGCCACCAATCAGGAAGCCAACG
- the agfg2 gene encoding arf-GAP domain and FG repeat-containing protein 2 isoform X1, producing the protein MSNRKHRDNQEICARKVRELAQSGVNKHCFECNQPGVTYTDITVGSFVCTSCSGMLRGLNPPHRVKSISMTTFSQQEVEFLQNHGNEVGRRTWLCVFDPKTDGCSDMKDSQKFKEFLQDKYEKKKWHFSKSKNRRDVEGPWSPGVQAMPPSHGPLASQGPAHNMPLNARATRPLSQSQLPSWDRAPAVSPADMRTDVFTARPSRSQSFRDPPLKDPTLCGIERQRPGSLSSALGGQGHGPSFPALPRPSASSSFKNHFTLGRTVSASGATGPFRAFPKSLSVDFGGLNHPQSQPLPQSLSQPQQQQPAGVGQTTPPVSSSSAQDKYAAVSQLDSVFSDTSSATAPPSGPPQYSAIFGSRLSSSSTPASSPGVDTASSSQNFANFPNPFSSSSSSSSASQQPVALSPSNPFSNASGGDSGAFVTSPTSVFPPSTTFPAAATQNAFPHESATNQEANGFASFPTPDAYSKVPRPMSVNPFTGNVYPSRGTSKNPFI; encoded by the exons ATGTCGAACCGAAAGCACCGGGACAACCAAGAGATCTGCGCCCGCAAGGTCCGGGAGCTGGCCCAGTCCGGAGTAAACAAACATTGCTTCGAGTGCAACCAGCCCGGGGTGACTTACACCGACATCACGGTGGGCAGCTTCGTCTGCACGTCGTGCTCCGGAATGCT GAGAGGCCTCAACCCTCCCCACAGAGTCAAGTCTATCTCCATGACAACTTTCTCTCAACAGGAAGTAGAATTCCTCCAAAACCATGGCAATGAG GTGGGGAGAAGGAcgtggctgtgtgtgtttgacccAAAGACTGACGGCTGCTCCGACATGAAGGACTCTCAGAAGTTCAAAGAGTTCCTTCAGGATAAATACGAGAAGAAAAAATG GCATTTTTCCAAAAGTAAGAACCGGAGAGACGTGGAGGGTCCCTGGAGTCCAGGGGTCCAGGCGATGCCCCCTTCTCACGGTCCCTTAGCGAGCCAGGGCCCAGCCCATAACATGCCCCTGAATGCCAGAGCCACGAGACCACTG TCTCAGTCCCAGCTGCCGTCTTGGGACCGAGCCCCCGCCGTCTCTCCCGCCGACATGCGGACGGACGTGTTCACGGCTCGGCCGTCGCGCTCCCAAAGCTTTAGAGACCCCCCTCTGAAAG ACCCCACCCTGTGTGGGATAGAAAGACAGCGACCGGGCTCTCTGTCGTCAGCACTGGGAGGTCAGGGTCACGGCCCCTCGTTCCCCGCCCTTCCACGGCCCTCAG CCAGTAGCTCGTTCAAAAACCACTTCACATTAG GTCGTACGGTGTCGGCCTCGGGGGCTACGGGCCCCTTCAGGGCCTTCCCGAAGTCTCTGAGCGTGGACTTCGGAGGTCTGAACCACCCCCAATCACAGCCTCTGCCCCAGTCTCTGTCtcagcctcagcagcagcagcctgccgGTGTAGGTCAGACGACTCCACCGGTCAGCAGCTCCAGCGCCCAGGACAAGTACGCTGCTGTGTCACAGCTGGACAGCGTCTTCTCTGATACATCATCGGCCACCG CTCCACCCAGTGGCCCTCCGCAGTACAGCGCCATCTTCGGCAGCAGGCTCTCATCCAGCTCCACTCCTGCCAG ctccCCCGGTGTCGATACCGCTTCCAGCTCCCAAAATTTTGCAA ATTTCCCCAACCCattcagctccagctccagctccagctccgcTTCCCAGCAGCCCGTCGCCCTCTCCCCCAGTAACCCCTTCAGTAATGCCTCAGGAG GTGACTCCGGTGCGTTCGTCACCTCGCCCACCTCCGTTTTTCCTCCGTCTACCACTTTCCCAGCGGCTGCTACCCAGAATGCATTTCCTCATGAGTCAGCCACCAATCAGGAAGCCAACG
- the agfg2 gene encoding arf-GAP domain and FG repeat-containing protein 2 isoform X3: MSNRKHRDNQEICARKVRELAQSGVNKHCFECNQPGVTYTDITVGSFVCTSCSGMLRGLNPPHRVKSISMTTFSQQEVEFLQNHGNEVGRRTWLCVFDPKTDGCSDMKDSQKFKEFLQDKYEKKKWHFSKSKNRRDVEGPWSPGVQAMPPSHGPLASQGPAHNMPLNARATRPLSQSQLPSWDRAPAVSPADMRTDVFTARPSRSQSFRDPPLKDPTLCGIERQRPGSLSSALGGQGHGPSFPALPRPSASSSFKNHFTLGRTVSASGATGPFRAFPKSLSVDFGGLNHPQSQPLPQSLSQPQQQQPAGVGQTTPPVSSSSAQDKYAAVSQLDSVFSDTSSATAPPSGPPQYSAIFGSRLSSSSTPASSPGVDTASSSQNFANFPNPFSSSSSSSSASQQPVALSPSNPFSNASGGDSGAFVTSPTSVFPPSTTFPAAATQNAFPHESATNQEANGFLQRMIYVFHSQAACA, from the exons ATGTCGAACCGAAAGCACCGGGACAACCAAGAGATCTGCGCCCGCAAGGTCCGGGAGCTGGCCCAGTCCGGAGTAAACAAACATTGCTTCGAGTGCAACCAGCCCGGGGTGACTTACACCGACATCACGGTGGGCAGCTTCGTCTGCACGTCGTGCTCCGGAATGCT GAGAGGCCTCAACCCTCCCCACAGAGTCAAGTCTATCTCCATGACAACTTTCTCTCAACAGGAAGTAGAATTCCTCCAAAACCATGGCAATGAG GTGGGGAGAAGGAcgtggctgtgtgtgtttgacccAAAGACTGACGGCTGCTCCGACATGAAGGACTCTCAGAAGTTCAAAGAGTTCCTTCAGGATAAATACGAGAAGAAAAAATG GCATTTTTCCAAAAGTAAGAACCGGAGAGACGTGGAGGGTCCCTGGAGTCCAGGGGTCCAGGCGATGCCCCCTTCTCACGGTCCCTTAGCGAGCCAGGGCCCAGCCCATAACATGCCCCTGAATGCCAGAGCCACGAGACCACTG TCTCAGTCCCAGCTGCCGTCTTGGGACCGAGCCCCCGCCGTCTCTCCCGCCGACATGCGGACGGACGTGTTCACGGCTCGGCCGTCGCGCTCCCAAAGCTTTAGAGACCCCCCTCTGAAAG ACCCCACCCTGTGTGGGATAGAAAGACAGCGACCGGGCTCTCTGTCGTCAGCACTGGGAGGTCAGGGTCACGGCCCCTCGTTCCCCGCCCTTCCACGGCCCTCAG CCAGTAGCTCGTTCAAAAACCACTTCACATTAG GTCGTACGGTGTCGGCCTCGGGGGCTACGGGCCCCTTCAGGGCCTTCCCGAAGTCTCTGAGCGTGGACTTCGGAGGTCTGAACCACCCCCAATCACAGCCTCTGCCCCAGTCTCTGTCtcagcctcagcagcagcagcctgccgGTGTAGGTCAGACGACTCCACCGGTCAGCAGCTCCAGCGCCCAGGACAAGTACGCTGCTGTGTCACAGCTGGACAGCGTCTTCTCTGATACATCATCGGCCACCG CTCCACCCAGTGGCCCTCCGCAGTACAGCGCCATCTTCGGCAGCAGGCTCTCATCCAGCTCCACTCCTGCCAG ctccCCCGGTGTCGATACCGCTTCCAGCTCCCAAAATTTTGCAA ATTTCCCCAACCCattcagctccagctccagctccagctccgcTTCCCAGCAGCCCGTCGCCCTCTCCCCCAGTAACCCCTTCAGTAATGCCTCAGGAG GTGACTCCGGTGCGTTCGTCACCTCGCCCACCTCCGTTTTTCCTCCGTCTACCACTTTCCCAGCGGCTGCTACCCAGAATGCATTTCCTCATGAGTCAGCCACCAATCAGGAAGCCAACG
- the agfg2 gene encoding arf-GAP domain and FG repeat-containing protein 2 isoform X4, translating into MSNRKHRDNQEICARKVRELAQSGVNKHCFECNQPGVTYTDITVGSFVCTSCSGMLRGLNPPHRVKSISMTTFSQQEVEFLQNHGNEVGRRTWLCVFDPKTDGCSDMKDSQKFKEFLQDKYEKKKWHFSKSKNRRDVEGPWSPGVQAMPPSHGPLASQGPAHNMPLNARATRPLSQSQLPSWDRAPAVSPADMRTDVFTARPSRSQSFRDPPLKDPTLCGIERQRPGSLSSALGGQGHGPSFPALPRPSASSSFKNHFTLGRTVSASGATGPFRAFPKSLSVDFGGLNHPQSQPLPQSLSQPQQQQPAGVGQTTPPVSSSSAQDKYAAVSQLDSVFSDTSSATAPPSGPPQYSAIFGSRLSSSSTPASSPGVDTASSSQNFANFPNPFSSSSSSSSASQQPVALSPSNPFSNASGGDSGAFVTSPTSVFPPSTTFPAAATQNAFPHESATNQEANVVPRSHLTAAAS; encoded by the exons ATGTCGAACCGAAAGCACCGGGACAACCAAGAGATCTGCGCCCGCAAGGTCCGGGAGCTGGCCCAGTCCGGAGTAAACAAACATTGCTTCGAGTGCAACCAGCCCGGGGTGACTTACACCGACATCACGGTGGGCAGCTTCGTCTGCACGTCGTGCTCCGGAATGCT GAGAGGCCTCAACCCTCCCCACAGAGTCAAGTCTATCTCCATGACAACTTTCTCTCAACAGGAAGTAGAATTCCTCCAAAACCATGGCAATGAG GTGGGGAGAAGGAcgtggctgtgtgtgtttgacccAAAGACTGACGGCTGCTCCGACATGAAGGACTCTCAGAAGTTCAAAGAGTTCCTTCAGGATAAATACGAGAAGAAAAAATG GCATTTTTCCAAAAGTAAGAACCGGAGAGACGTGGAGGGTCCCTGGAGTCCAGGGGTCCAGGCGATGCCCCCTTCTCACGGTCCCTTAGCGAGCCAGGGCCCAGCCCATAACATGCCCCTGAATGCCAGAGCCACGAGACCACTG TCTCAGTCCCAGCTGCCGTCTTGGGACCGAGCCCCCGCCGTCTCTCCCGCCGACATGCGGACGGACGTGTTCACGGCTCGGCCGTCGCGCTCCCAAAGCTTTAGAGACCCCCCTCTGAAAG ACCCCACCCTGTGTGGGATAGAAAGACAGCGACCGGGCTCTCTGTCGTCAGCACTGGGAGGTCAGGGTCACGGCCCCTCGTTCCCCGCCCTTCCACGGCCCTCAG CCAGTAGCTCGTTCAAAAACCACTTCACATTAG GTCGTACGGTGTCGGCCTCGGGGGCTACGGGCCCCTTCAGGGCCTTCCCGAAGTCTCTGAGCGTGGACTTCGGAGGTCTGAACCACCCCCAATCACAGCCTCTGCCCCAGTCTCTGTCtcagcctcagcagcagcagcctgccgGTGTAGGTCAGACGACTCCACCGGTCAGCAGCTCCAGCGCCCAGGACAAGTACGCTGCTGTGTCACAGCTGGACAGCGTCTTCTCTGATACATCATCGGCCACCG CTCCACCCAGTGGCCCTCCGCAGTACAGCGCCATCTTCGGCAGCAGGCTCTCATCCAGCTCCACTCCTGCCAG ctccCCCGGTGTCGATACCGCTTCCAGCTCCCAAAATTTTGCAA ATTTCCCCAACCCattcagctccagctccagctccagctccgcTTCCCAGCAGCCCGTCGCCCTCTCCCCCAGTAACCCCTTCAGTAATGCCTCAGGAG GTGACTCCGGTGCGTTCGTCACCTCGCCCACCTCCGTTTTTCCTCCGTCTACCACTTTCCCAGCGGCTGCTACCCAGAATGCATTTCCTCATGAGTCAGCCACCAATCAGGAAGCCAACG TTGTACCACGCAGCCacctcacagcagcagcatcatga